A genomic segment from Bufo bufo chromosome 8, aBufBuf1.1, whole genome shotgun sequence encodes:
- the LOC120978113 gene encoding olfactory receptor 5B21-like has protein sequence MNGTAVTFFIIKGISDIPILQTLTFLLVLLIYVIILGGNLTIFIVVCLDPHLHTPMYFFLCNLSILDISSSTVTLHKTLSSFLSGDKAVSSHVCISQMFIFIALVGNELMMLTAMSYDRYVAVCNPLHYSLVMGPGLCAALACTCWLFGFIESTPLFILIYRFSCYKSNIINHFFCDIVPIMKLTCSDTSLTNLLIFVCGLFLSIFPFLFTFIPYIFIIAAILKIRSSSGKQKAFYTCSSHLTVVILLYVTLICQYMRPGSMDNLESSKLFSLFNTAAVPLLNPLIYSLKNKDVKSAMTRLWHQVTPTLSKGF, from the coding sequence ATGAATGGGACAGCAGTGACTTTCTTCATTATTAAGGGAATCTCCGATATTCCAATTCTCCAAACTCTCACCTTTCTTCTGGTTCTTCTGATTTACGTTATCATTCTTGGTGGTAATCTGACCATATTTATAGTGGTCTGCCTGGACCCTCATCTCCATACTCCCATGTACTTCTTCTTGTGTAACCTGTCCATCTTGGACATATCCTCCAGCACGGTCACTCTTCATAAGACCCTTAGTAGCTTTTTATCAGGGGATAAAGCAGTTTCCTCACATGTGTGTATATCTCAGATGTTCATCTTTATAGCTCTGGTGGGTAACGAGTTGATGATGTTGACGGCCATGAGTTATGATCGCTATGTTGCTGTCTGTAACCCGTTGCATTACTCCTTAGTCATGGGCCCCGGCCTGTGTGCAGCTTTGGCCTGTACCTGTTGGCTATTTGGCTTTATAGAATCGACTcctctttttattttaatttacagATTTTCTTGTTATAAATCGAACATAATTAACCATTTCTTTTGTGACATAGTCCCCATAATGAAGCTTACATGCAGTGACACCTCATTGACCAACCTCTTGATTTTTGTCTGTGGACTCTTCCTCTCCATCTTCCCCTTTCTGTTCACGTTCATCCCATACATTTTTATTATCGCTGCCATCCTCAAAATTCGTTCAAGTTCTGGAAAACAAAAAGCTTTCTACACGTGTTCTTCGCACCTTACAGTGGTCATACTCCTCTACGTGACTCTTATCTGTCAGTACATGAGACCAGGGTCAATGGACAATTTAGAATCTAGCAAGCTTTTCTCTCTGTTTAACACAGCTGCCGTTCCCTTGCTTAACCCATTGATCTACAGcctgaaaaataaagatgtaaAATCGGCGATGACGCGTTTGTGGCATCAGGTGACCCCAACATTAAGCAAGGGTTTCTGA